The Anas platyrhynchos isolate ZD024472 breed Pekin duck chromosome 3, IASCAAS_PekinDuck_T2T, whole genome shotgun sequence genome includes a window with the following:
- the LOC113843351 gene encoding uncharacterized protein — protein MREQQENLPTKKWERMEKKENKLKNERSILPQQSGGKGDFQKYLNLLKERCSRKVALGHSTFQNSRSAVYRHPLCRKVCKEDVGAQLLHEAADAGENVKVEFSCVLQGLWSCDEPRESFQEGGGGRFMVRLQSCYHPSSEAGYEDLFG, from the exons ATGAGGGAACAGCAAGAAAACCTACCAACAAAAAAATGGGAACggatggagaaaaaagaaaacaagctcaAAAACGAAAG ATCTATTTTGCCCCAACAAAGTGGGGGAAAAggagattttcagaaatacctaAACTTGTTGAAAGAGAG GTGTTCCAGGAAGGTGGCACTGGGGCACTCCACCTTCCAGAACTCCCGAAGTGCAGTTTACAGGCACCCACTTTGCAG GAAGGTTTGTAAGGAAGATGTTGGTGCTCAGCTGCTCCACGAAGCTGCAGATGCTGGAGAAAATGTTAAGGTGGAGTTTTCCTGTGTCCTTCAAG GTTTATGGAGCTGTGATGAACCAAGGGAATCGTTTCAGGAAGGAGGTGGTGGTAGATTCATGGTCAGACTTCAAAGCTGTTATCACCCGTCCTCAGAGGCAG